The DNA window ACTCGCCAACGCCGAGCGCGCGCACAAGACCTCGCCCACTGGCGAGACGCTGGAGAATCTGGCGGGGGCGCAGGAGCGTTTCGACGCGCGCATGACCCCGCGGTGGGGCGAGAACACCTCCAACAACACCTCGTTCTCGGAACGCCTGGGTGAGGACGCGGCGCGGCTGCACGTGGTACCGGAGAAGTTCCCCGGAGCGGTGGAGCAGCCGCTGCCGAAGACACCCAACGGCGCCAACATGTTCGACCAGCTGTACCGCCGTCCGGACGGCAAGCTGATGGTCATCGAGGCGAAGGCGCCGTCTTCCGGTCTGCTCTGGCGCAAGGGTGTCGGTCCGGCCGAGGGCTTCATGGTGAAGCAGGGCACCGAACCGTATCTGCGGACCATCATCGCCGAGATGGAACTCCGGCCGAACCTGAAGGTGACCGACGCCAAGGGCAAGGTATGGACGAACTCGGACCTTGCCGATGAACTGACGAAGGCTCTGGATGCCAAAACCTTGGAGTATGCCATGGTGAAGGCCAAGGACGGCGGCGCTAAGTACGCTGGGGCCGTCCTCGAATTCTTCAAGATCTGACAAAGGAGACCGTGTCCGTGATCGTGCCGCGCCAGGACTATCCGAAGGACGAGATGGCGGGGGTGGTTCCCGTCATGGAGGGGTCGCTGTCCTATTCGCTGGAGGAGATCGAGACCTCGCACAGCTCCAGGTCGGGCGCAGTCATGAGGTCGCTGAACGTCGCCCTCGTCCGCACCGTGGGGGACCCCGGTGCCGTCATGCTGGAGACCTGGGAGTCCTGGCTGCTGACCATGCAGGTGCACTCGGCCGTCTTCGCCGCCACCGCTCCCGACCTGGAAACGGTCACCTGCAAGATCCGCCAGGAGGAGCGCCACCTCGCCACCACCGGCCCGCAGACCTACCTCAACGCGAACACGTGGCTCAACGCCTTCTACCTCGCGATCATCTGCCGTGAGGAAGCCCGCCTCGACATGCTGGCCCGGATCCCGGTGTCCCTGCTGCGCGACTTCGGCGGAGCCCTGGACGAGTACGCCTACGCCTGGGTGGAGACCCTCCAGAGCTTCTGGCTCCACCGGGACGACCTGCGCACGCACCTGATCCGCGCCGTGGACCTGAGCGCTCCCGAACAGGCCCGTGTCGTCGACGCGGAGGAGATGAGCAAACTCCGCTACCCGCCGATCATGATGCTCTACCGCTACCTGCGGGGCGACGTCGCCGGCTTCAACGAGGCCCTGGCCGACGCCGTCCGCTGGCACAAGGAGTACTGGACCGCCGACGAGGACCGCGCCCACAACATCCTGGGCGTCGTGGCCCTCGCCCCCCTGGCGATCGCCTCCCTGGCGAAGGCCAACGGCCTCCCGGTCGAGGTGCAGACCGACTACCTCCCTGAAGCCCTCCTCGACTTCGCCTGGCGCGGCGAGTTCGACGCCTGACCACGCAAACCCGCGTGCGGCACACGCCCGGCGCCACGACCCACGTAGGGCGCGCCTGACCCTCCCCAGCCGTTCCACGAGGCCCATGGCGATGCCCGGACCGTCCTGAGGAAGGATCCCACCCATGGATCCGGAGGCCGCGGTCGACGAGGCGGCGGCAGTACTTTCCTCGACATCAGGGAGATCGAGTGACCGCCGCTGTTGGCCGGCATGGCGCCGCAGGCGGCCCTGACGACGAGGACTACGCGGCGCGGATGACGACCACGGCGATCGAGGGGATCGCGTCCCTGGAGAGCTTTCCCGGGATGCTCGACGCCCTGTGGAGCTCTGTCCGCCTCAGTGTCGCCGCGCGGTCCGCCGTGGATCCAGACGCTTCGGGCATTGACACTTGGGAAGCAGTGGTCAACGCGATGCAGGTCGGCTCGACCCTTTTCCAGGTTACGGGCGCCGCCGACGGAACAGTGGAATGCCGTATCCACCATGAAATCCGGCGACTGCCTGCCATCGGACCGAAGCAGATTGCCAATTGCCCCAACTGGTTGGATGCCTTCTGGTTCGCGGTCGTCTGCCGCGACCACAAGCGAATGACCGCACTGTGTGAAGTCCCGCTGGAGACGCTGCGGGCCTCAGGGGCAGCGCACGACGGATATCTGTATCACTGGGTCGCGGCGCTGCAGGCGTATGGGACACACCGGCAGGCAGACATGGTGGAGGAGCTGAAGCAAGCGTTCCAGCAATCCCATCCTGATGTGGTGCGGATCGCCCCGCGGGACTGGTTGCAGCAGATCTCGTACCCACCGATCAACCTTTTCTACCGATTCGTCAAGCGCGACCATGACGGCTTCAACGATGCTTTGGTCGAAGCACTTGAGTTGCACAAGGCGTACTGGAGCCACGAGGACCGCGACTTCGACGTCTCCGGGCTGTGGGCGGTCGGCCCGCTGGCCATGGCGTGCTTCGCCTACGACGGCGGCTTTCCCGTCAACGTGGCTTCGGAATACCTCCCGATCCAGCTCCTGAACCGAGCCTGGCTCGGCGAGTTCCCCACCTAGTCACATCCTGTCGCGCTACGCGCGGGCATTGCTTGGCCTTGAACGGTGCCGCAGGGTCCGCGTCGGGGACGTGGAGAAGTCAGTAGTGCAACAGGAAAGAACACCAGTGGCTACAGTCATTCCCCGTCCCCCCCTCCCGGCAGGACCTCCCGAGCCGGGAGCCCTCGCTGCCGGAGCACACGACGCAGCCGCTCGAAAGGATCCACAAGGCGCCCTTCGCCCTGGAACCCGGTCGAGGTCGAGTCCGGTTATCTCCCGGACGCCCTGCTGGACTTCGCCTGGCGCGGCGAGTTCGACGCCTGACACCGCAAGCGCACGTATGCCACGACCTCCGTGCAGACAACACCGTGGGAATCACGGAGCCGGCCGGTCGTCCTGACTGCGCGAGGCCGTCAAAGGGACCGAAGCCTCCGATGCCGATTGCCTTCGGCGCCCTGCCGGCGACCAAGCGGCGTTGCCTCCAGGACCCCCGCGGCGTTGCCTCCAGACCGGGAGTCGTGGGTCCTGGCTTGGCTGCTTCGCTGAAGAAGCATCAGGCCGTCGCATGACAGCAGAACCGAGACGCTCACGCCCGCAGTGGCCGTGGCGGGCGCCTGCCGCCGCGGGTTACGGACAGTCAGCATGCCGGTGCGTTGATCACTCTTCGTGGTGGTCTGCCTTTCAGGGCAGAACCCCGGGCCGGAAACCGGAGTTCCGATCTGCACAGACACACCGCCGGAAAGGAACGCAGATGGACCGACTTCCCCCCACGCGAATCACTGCCACCCTCGCCACCATGGCCGCGCTGGCCCTCTTACCCCCCGCCGAGGCGCACGCAGGCGCCATCGGCTCGACGCCCGTCGCCACCTTCGACTACCAAGTCGGGGGCGTCACGATGAAGGTCCCCACGGGCTGCATGTTCACCCACATCATCCGCGGCGACGGCAAGACCATCACCTACCAGAACGCCGGCGTCGACTGCGGCTTCGTCGGAGCCCGCAACGCCGGTTTCTGCAACTGGCGCATCGACTTCACCTACGCGGACACCGACAACAAGACCTACCGCACCTCCCGCGGCAAGACCCACGCCGAGTGCAAGATCAACCCGATGCGCGACAACGCACCCCAGAAGCTCCCCCGATACGGCAAGGCATGCGCCCACCTCAACATCAACGGCGTGCGCCGGGTCAGCCAGTGCCACCACATCACGAAGTGAGCCGCACATGAGCCCCCCGCCCCCCACCCCCACAGACCCCGCCTGGGAAGCTAGGCGCCGCCGTGACGGCATCGCCGCCTTCCTTACCGGGGTCACCGCGTCCTTCGCCTTCTTCGCGTTCTTCCCCGGCCTCCCCCACGTCATCGACTGGGGGGCCATCATCGTGTCGGTGGCCGTCGGCGGCCTAGTCCGCTGGATGTGGCTGGCACACGTCACGAAGAGGGAACTCCGCGGCCGGGAATCCCGGAAATAGCAAAACCCCCAGGTCACGGCGAGTGAGTCCTGGGGGTTTCACAGAGCCGCCTTCGGGATTCGAACCCGAGACCTACGCATTACGAGTGCGTTGCTCTGGCCAACTGAGCTAAGGCGGCACCGCTGGTCAGACAAGTATTCCCTCGAAGAGGTGCTCTCATCAGCAGCGGCGCCAAGTCTACAGGGTCTCGGCGGGTGCCCTGAACCAGGTTCTGGGGGGTGGGGCATAGCTCACATTTGAGGGTGAATGGCGCGGCTCAGCGGCACGCGGCTCAGCACTTCTTGTCCTTCGGCGGGACCTTGCCCTCCAGCAGGTAGCGGTTGATCGAGGTGTCGATGCAGTCGCTGCCGCGCCCGTACGCCGTGTGCCCGTCGCCGTCGTACGTCAGGAGGGTGCCCGAGTCGAGCTGGTCCGCCAGGGCCTGGGCCCACTTGTACGGGGTCGCCGGGTCGCGGGTGGTGCCGACGACCAGGATCGGCGCCGCTCCCTTCGCGGCCAGTGGCTTCGCCGTGCCCGTGGCCTTCACCGGCCAGTACGTGCAGTTCAGCGAGGCCCAGGCCAGGCCCGTGCCGAAGACCGGGGAGGCCTTCTCGAAGGACGGCAGGGCGGATCGCACCGCGTCCGGACCGGTGAAGGCCGGGGGCTGGTCCAGGCAGTTGACGGCGGCGTTCGCGGACATCAGGTTGGCGTACTTGCCGTCCGGCGAACGCTCGTAGTAGCTGTCGGCCAGGCTCAGCAGGCTCGCCCCGTCGCCGTCCATGGCCGCGGTGAGCGCCTCGCGCAGCTGCGGCCAGGCGCTCTCGTCGTACAGGGCCGCGATCACCCCGGTGGTCGCGAGGGCCTCGCCCAGCGGCCGGGCCGCGTCGCCCGTGGGCACGGGCTGGGCGTCGAGCTTGCGGAAGAACTCCTTCAGGCGCGCCGCCACCGCCTCCGGACCGCCCGTGCCCAGCGGGCAGCCCTCCTGCTTGGCGCAGTCCTTCGTAAAGGCGGTGAAGGCCGTCTCGAAGCCCGCCGTCTGGTCCCGGTTCAGGTCGACCGCCGGACGGGACGGGTCCATCGCGCCGTCCAGCACCAGCCGCCCGACCCGGTCGGGGAAGAGGTCCGCGTACGTCGCCCCCAGGAAGGTGCCGTACGAGGCGCCGACGTACGTGAGCTTCTCGTCGCCGAGCACCGCGCGCAGCAGGTCCATGTCGCGGGCCGCCTCGACGGTCGAGACGTGCGGCAGGACCCGCTGCGAGCGCGCCTGGCAGCCGGCGGCGAACTCCTTGAAGGCCGCCACCAGCAGCGCCCGCTCTGCGGCGTCGTCCGGGGTCTGGTCCACCTGTGTGTACTTGTCCATCGCCGGGCCGGTCAGGCACTCGACGGGGCTGCTGCGGTCCACCCCGCGCGGGTCGAAGGAGACCATGTCGTACCGGGCGCGGACGGGCGCGGGATAGCCGATCCCCGCGTACGCCTGCAGGTAGCCGATACCGGATCCGCCCGGGCCGCCCGGGTTGACCACCAACGACCCGAGCCGCTTGCCGGGCCCGGTCGCCGGGCGGCGGGCCACCGCGATCTCGACGTCCTGGCCGGAGCCGGGTTCCGCGTAGTCCAGCGGGGCCTTCATCGTGGAGCACTGGAACCCCGGGACACCGCAGTCGCGCCAGCTCAGCTTCTGCTCGTAGTACGGGCGCAGCGCCGCCGGATCGACCGACGCCGGAGCGGAGGACGCGGCGGCCTTGGGCCCTGCCGCCCCGCCGGAGGTGCATCCGACGAGCAGCAGCCCGGCGGCTGCCATCACGGTCCCGGTGGTACGCAGCAGGCGACTGGTGTCCATCCTCGGAGACTACGTCCTGCCGGCCGGGCCCAGGCCGCGGCCCGGCGCCGGCCGGCCCCGCCCCGTCCACCGCCCCCGCCGGGCGGGGCACGGACCGGGAAGGGACCGGGCCCGTCCCGGTCCCGGCGACTGGTCCGCCCGTACGGGTGAGCCGGTCAACGCGGTGTGGACGCCGGAGCCGGTCAGCCCGCGCGCAGGGACATCGTCATCGCCTCGACCGCGAGGAGGGGGGACACATTGCGGTCCAGGGCCTCCCGGCAGGCGATGATCGCCTCGATCCGGCGCAGGGTCCGCTCGGGCCCCGAGGCGCGGGCGATCCGGTCGAGGTCCGGGCGTATCTCCTCGTTGGCGATGGCCACGGACGAGCCGAGCTGGAGGGCCAGCACGTCCCGGTAGAAGCCGGTGAGGTCGGTCAGCGCCAGGTCCAGGGTGTCGCGCTGGGTCCGGGTGCGGCGGCGCTTCTGCCGGTCCTCCAGCTCCTTCATCACACCCGCCGTGCCGCGGGGCATCCGGCTGCCGGCGCCCGCCTGGGCGCCGAGCGCGGCCCTCAGCTCCTCGGTCTCCTTGACGTCGACCTCTTCCGCGACCTGCTTGGCATCCTCGGCGGCGGCGTCCACCAGCTCCTGTGCGGCCTTGAGGCAGCCGCCCACGTCGTCGATGCGGAGCGGGACCTTCAGCACCGTGGCACGGCGGGAGCGGGCGGCCTCGTCGGTCGCGAGCCGGCGCGCCCGCCCGATGTGCCCCTGGGTGGCACGGGCGGCGGCCGCGGCCACGGCGGGCTCGATGCCGTCGCGCCGGACCAGCACCTCGGCCACGGCGTCGACCGGCGGGGTGCGCAGGGTCAGGTGGCGGCAGCGGGAGCGGATCGTGGGCAGCACGTCTTCCAGCGAGGGAGCGCAGAGCAGCCACACCGTCCTCGGGGCGGGCTCCTCCACGGCCTTGAGGAGTACGTTGCCCGCCCCCTCGGTGAGCCGGTCGGCGTCCTCCAGCACGATGACCTGCCAGCGGCCCACGGCCGGGGAGAGCTGGGCCCGGCGCACCAGGTCGCGGGTCTCCTTCACACCGATCGACAGCAGATCGGTGCGGACGATCTCCACATCGGCGTGCGTGCCGATCACGGTGGTGTGGCAGCCTTCGCAGAACCCGCAGCCCGGCTCACCCCCGAGGGCGCGGTCGGGGCTGGTGCACTGGAGGGCGGCCGCGAAGGCCCGGGCGGCGGTGGACCGCCCCGAGCCGGGCGGCCCGGTGAACAGCCACGCGTGGGTCATCTTGGAGCCGCCGGGGACCGCGGTCCCGTCCGTGATGGCCGTGACCAGGGCGTCGGCGTCGCGCGCGGCGGCGGCCAGCTGCTTCTGGACCCGCTCCTGTCCCACCAGGTCGTCCCATACGGGCATCCCGCCCCACCACCTTTCACTTCACTCTGTGTGCACCCATTGTGGCGCGCGGCACTGACAATCCGGTCCCGCCCAGGTCAGCGCCGCCTGCGCGGGCCGCGCTCGTCGTCATCGCCGTGCTCGTCGGCCCGATGGCGGCCCAGCAGTTCGTCCGCCAGTGTCGGCAGGTCGTCCAGCGGGGTCTCCTCGGCCCAGTCCGGCCGCGGGCGGCGCGGGCGGCCGTCCTCGCCGAGGACCGGGAGCTCCCGCGTGCGGTCCTCGCCCGCGGCACCGTCGCGCTCGGAGTCCCGGAAGATGCCCGGCGGTACCCGGTCGGCCGGGTTCTCCTCGGTGCGCCGGGCCGTGGGGCGCGAGGCCTGCGGGCGCACGGGCGGCAGCACGGCCGTCTCGTCCGTCGCGCGCACGGGGGGCAGTACGGCCGTCTCGTCCGTCGGGCGTACCGGCGGCTTCGACGTGTCGACCTTCGGGACGGGGACGGTCTGCGTGATGTCGTCGGGCTGGACGACCCGACGCAGCGCCGGGGTCTCAAGCGTCACGGCATCGTCCGGATGCGGACCATCCGCCTCCGGAGCCGAAGCCGGCGCCGGAGTCGAAGCCGGCGCCGGAGTCGGGGCCGGTGCCGGAGCAGGTGCCTGTTCGTGCGCCCGAGCCGTTTCCCGTGCCCCAGGAGCCGCCGTTCCAGCCGCCGGACCCGAAGCAGCCGACGCCGAAGCCGCCGCGGCAGCCGCCGCCTGGGCCGCCGCCTCGGCCGCCGCTGCGGCCGCGAGCCGGCGCGCCTCCTCGGCCTTCAGCAGGGCCTCCTCGGCCCGCCGCTGCTTCTCCAGCCGCCGTTCCTCGGCCTCGGCCCGCAGCCGGGCCTCCTCCTCCGCCTGCCGGCGCAGCCGCTCTTCCTCGGCCGCCCGCGCCTTCTCCTCGGCCTCCGCGCGCATCCGCTCGGCCTCGGCCCGGGCCCGGGCCTCCTCCTCGGCGCGGATCCGCTCTTCCTCGGCCCTGCGCGCGGCCTCCGCCTCGGCCTTGATCCGGGCCGCCTCGGCCTCGCGGGCGAGGCGGGCCTCCTCCTCGGCCTTCAGCCGGGCTTCCTCCGCCCTGCGCGCGGCCTCTTCCTCCGCCTTGCGCCGGGCCTCCTCCTCGGCGAGCCGCCGGGCCTCCGCCTGGGCGGCCACCTCCGCCTCGGAGAGCGGGAGCATCCGGTCCAGCCGGTGCCGCACGACGGTGGTCACCGAGTCGGGGTCCTGGCCCGCGTCGACCACCAGGTAGCGCCCGGGATCGGACGCGGCCAGGGTCAGGAACCCGGACCGCACCCGCTGGTGGAACTCCGCCGGCTCCGACTCGAGCCGGTCCGGCGCCTCCGTGAACCGCTCGCGCGCCGCCTCCGGCGACACGTCGAGCAGCACGGTCAGGTTCGGCACGAGCCCGTCGGTGGCCCAGCGCGAGATCCGCGCGATCTCGGTCGGGGAGAGGTCGCGGCCCGCGCCCTGGTAGGCCACGGAGGAGTCGATGTAGCGGTCCGAGATGACCACCGCGCCGCGCTCCAGGGCGGGGCGCACCACCGTGTCCACGTGCTCCG is part of the Streptomyces subrutilus genome and encodes:
- a CDS encoding immunity 49 family protein, whose protein sequence is MSVIVPRQDYPKDEMAGVVPVMEGSLSYSLEEIETSHSSRSGAVMRSLNVALVRTVGDPGAVMLETWESWLLTMQVHSAVFAATAPDLETVTCKIRQEERHLATTGPQTYLNANTWLNAFYLAIICREEARLDMLARIPVSLLRDFGGALDEYAYAWVETLQSFWLHRDDLRTHLIRAVDLSAPEQARVVDAEEMSKLRYPPIMMLYRYLRGDVAGFNEALADAVRWHKEYWTADEDRAHNILGVVALAPLAIASLAKANGLPVEVQTDYLPEALLDFAWRGEFDA
- a CDS encoding immunity 49 family protein, producing MTAAVGRHGAAGGPDDEDYAARMTTTAIEGIASLESFPGMLDALWSSVRLSVAARSAVDPDASGIDTWEAVVNAMQVGSTLFQVTGAADGTVECRIHHEIRRLPAIGPKQIANCPNWLDAFWFAVVCRDHKRMTALCEVPLETLRASGAAHDGYLYHWVAALQAYGTHRQADMVEELKQAFQQSHPDVVRIAPRDWLQQISYPPINLFYRFVKRDHDGFNDALVEALELHKAYWSHEDRDFDVSGLWAVGPLAMACFAYDGGFPVNVASEYLPIQLLNRAWLGEFPT
- a CDS encoding alpha/beta hydrolase; its protein translation is MDTSRLLRTTGTVMAAAGLLLVGCTSGGAAGPKAAASSAPASVDPAALRPYYEQKLSWRDCGVPGFQCSTMKAPLDYAEPGSGQDVEIAVARRPATGPGKRLGSLVVNPGGPGGSGIGYLQAYAGIGYPAPVRARYDMVSFDPRGVDRSSPVECLTGPAMDKYTQVDQTPDDAAERALLVAAFKEFAAGCQARSQRVLPHVSTVEAARDMDLLRAVLGDEKLTYVGASYGTFLGATYADLFPDRVGRLVLDGAMDPSRPAVDLNRDQTAGFETAFTAFTKDCAKQEGCPLGTGGPEAVAARLKEFFRKLDAQPVPTGDAARPLGEALATTGVIAALYDESAWPQLREALTAAMDGDGASLLSLADSYYERSPDGKYANLMSANAAVNCLDQPPAFTGPDAVRSALPSFEKASPVFGTGLAWASLNCTYWPVKATGTAKPLAAKGAAPILVVGTTRDPATPYKWAQALADQLDSGTLLTYDGDGHTAYGRGSDCIDTSINRYLLEGKVPPKDKKC
- a CDS encoding DNA polymerase III subunit delta', whose translation is MPVWDDLVGQERVQKQLAAAARDADALVTAITDGTAVPGGSKMTHAWLFTGPPGSGRSTAARAFAAALQCTSPDRALGGEPGCGFCEGCHTTVIGTHADVEIVRTDLLSIGVKETRDLVRRAQLSPAVGRWQVIVLEDADRLTEGAGNVLLKAVEEPAPRTVWLLCAPSLEDVLPTIRSRCRHLTLRTPPVDAVAEVLVRRDGIEPAVAAAAARATQGHIGRARRLATDEAARSRRATVLKVPLRIDDVGGCLKAAQELVDAAAEDAKQVAEEVDVKETEELRAALGAQAGAGSRMPRGTAGVMKELEDRQKRRRTRTQRDTLDLALTDLTGFYRDVLALQLGSSVAIANEEIRPDLDRIARASGPERTLRRIEAIIACREALDRNVSPLLAVEAMTMSLRAG